The proteins below are encoded in one region of Brevundimonas fontaquae:
- a CDS encoding cryptochrome/photolyase family protein: MSVLRLVLGDQLSDDLSALKDLNPDVDTVLMAEVRDEATYVRHHQQKLALVFAAMRNHAERLKGRGVNVRYVRIDDADNSGSITGELARALDDGAHEAVVMTECGEWRLAEHLAAFAEGAGLPVEIREDRRFISSHDRFRRWASGKSQLRMEFFYREMRRETGILMDGDQPEGGRWNYDAENRKKLAKGVTPPDRLLIPPNAVAREAMGDVERLFGDHFGSLDGFGWATTAEEAEASLKHFLKDVLPSFGDWQDAMAEGQPWMWHGLISTSINLGLLDPLDVCKRAEAVYRAGKAPLNAVEGFIRQILGWREFVRGIYWLKAPEYRARNFLDADRKLPWFYWSGETDMACVADVVKTTRDNAYAHHIQRLMVTGNLALLLGVHPDQVDDWYMCVYADAYEWVEMPNTRGMALFADGGIVGSKPYAASGAYIDRMSDYCGACRYDVKSKSGDAACPFNRLYWGFLERNRGRLRDNVRLAMPYRTLEKFGEAKRKALAAEAEACRTLLGAAPME, translated from the coding sequence ATGTCCGTGCTTAGGCTGGTGCTGGGCGATCAGCTGTCGGACGACCTGTCGGCGCTGAAGGATCTGAACCCGGACGTCGATACGGTTCTGATGGCCGAGGTTCGCGACGAGGCGACCTATGTTCGGCATCACCAGCAGAAGCTGGCCCTGGTCTTCGCCGCCATGCGCAATCATGCCGAGCGGCTGAAGGGGCGGGGCGTCAATGTGCGCTATGTGCGGATCGACGATGCGGACAACAGCGGCTCGATCACCGGCGAACTGGCCCGGGCGCTGGACGACGGCGCCCATGAGGCGGTGGTGATGACCGAATGCGGCGAATGGCGGCTGGCCGAGCATCTGGCCGCCTTTGCGGAAGGGGCGGGGCTGCCGGTCGAGATTCGCGAGGATCGCCGCTTCATCAGCAGCCACGACCGTTTCCGTCGCTGGGCCTCGGGCAAGTCGCAGCTGCGCATGGAGTTCTTCTATCGCGAGATGCGCCGCGAGACCGGCATCCTGATGGACGGCGATCAGCCGGAGGGCGGGCGCTGGAACTATGACGCCGAGAACCGCAAGAAGCTGGCCAAGGGCGTGACCCCGCCCGATCGCCTGCTCATCCCGCCCAACGCCGTGGCGCGCGAGGCGATGGGGGATGTGGAGCGGCTGTTCGGCGACCATTTCGGATCGCTGGACGGGTTCGGCTGGGCCACGACGGCGGAGGAGGCGGAAGCTTCGCTGAAGCACTTCCTGAAGGATGTCCTGCCCTCATTCGGGGACTGGCAGGATGCGATGGCGGAGGGTCAGCCGTGGATGTGGCACGGGCTGATCTCGACCTCCATCAACCTGGGCCTGCTGGACCCGCTGGATGTCTGCAAGCGCGCCGAGGCGGTCTATCGGGCGGGCAAGGCGCCGCTGAATGCGGTCGAAGGCTTCATCCGGCAAATTCTGGGATGGCGCGAGTTCGTGCGCGGCATCTACTGGTTGAAGGCGCCGGAGTATCGGGCGCGCAACTTCCTGGATGCGGACCGCAAGCTGCCCTGGTTCTACTGGTCCGGCGAGACCGACATGGCCTGTGTCGCCGACGTGGTGAAGACCACGCGCGACAACGCTTACGCTCACCATATCCAGCGGCTGATGGTGACCGGCAATCTGGCCTTGCTGCTGGGCGTACACCCCGATCAGGTCGATGACTGGTACATGTGCGTCTATGCCGACGCCTATGAATGGGTGGAGATGCCCAATACGCGGGGCATGGCCCTGTTTGCCGACGGGGGCATCGTGGGGTCCAAACCCTATGCGGCCTCGGGGGCCTACATCGACCGGATGAGCGACTATTGCGGGGCGTGTCGCTATGACGTGAAGAGCAAGAGCGGCGACGCGGCCTGCCCGTTCAACCGCCTGTACTGGGGCTTTCTGGAGCGCAATCGCGGCCGGCTGCGGGACAATGTGCGGCTGGCCATGCCCTACCGCACGCTGGAGAAGTTCGGAGAGGCCAAGCGCAAAGCCCTGGCGGCCGAGGCGGAGGCCTGCCGCACCCTTCTTGGGGCAGCGCCTATGGAGTGA
- a CDS encoding NAD-dependent succinate-semialdehyde dehydrogenase: protein MAYRTLNPFTEQLVEDYPEHTDDAVEAALAKADGLFHSDWSKGDIQPRLAVLKSLSGLLTDNRDDLARTMAEEMGKPLAQGQGEIDLCAGIAAYYAEKAADFLKPDKIDSELGEAWVEFQPIGVLLAVEPWNFPIYQLIRVVAPAIAVGNPVLYKHAGIVPRCAARFADLVREAGAPEGFVANLYISSEKVAELIGDDRIQGVALTGSEGAGAKVSARASEMLKKSTLELGGSDVFVVLDDADIEKAVAAGVEGRLSNAGQVCTGSKRFIVQKSVSDAFITGFVEGMKKAVMGDPLDEATDLGPLSSEDALKTLTKQVQEAIQHGAKTLTGGKPADRTGFFYEPTVLTDVARDNPAFYQEFFGPVAQVFVVEDDDAVVALANDSHFGLGGSIFSGDTDRARKLASRIETGMVFINTTTTSMPELPFGGVKRSGFGRELGDVGIKEFVNRKLVVVSAD from the coding sequence ATGGCCTATCGCACCCTCAATCCCTTCACCGAACAACTGGTCGAGGACTATCCGGAACACACCGACGACGCCGTCGAGGCCGCCTTGGCCAAGGCCGACGGCCTGTTCCATTCGGATTGGTCGAAGGGCGACATCCAGCCGCGTCTCGCCGTGCTGAAATCCCTGTCAGGCCTGCTGACCGACAACCGCGACGACCTGGCCCGCACCATGGCCGAGGAGATGGGCAAGCCCCTGGCTCAGGGGCAGGGCGAGATCGATCTGTGCGCCGGCATCGCCGCCTACTATGCCGAGAAGGCCGCCGACTTCCTCAAGCCCGACAAGATTGACAGCGAACTGGGCGAGGCCTGGGTCGAATTTCAACCGATCGGCGTGCTGCTGGCGGTCGAGCCGTGGAACTTCCCGATCTATCAACTGATCCGCGTGGTCGCGCCCGCCATCGCGGTCGGCAATCCCGTGCTCTACAAGCACGCGGGCATCGTGCCGCGCTGCGCCGCGCGTTTCGCCGATTTGGTGCGCGAGGCCGGCGCGCCCGAGGGCTTCGTCGCCAATCTCTACATCTCCTCCGAAAAGGTCGCCGAACTGATCGGCGACGACCGCATCCAGGGGGTGGCCCTGACCGGGTCGGAGGGCGCCGGCGCCAAGGTCTCGGCCCGCGCCTCGGAAATGCTGAAGAAGTCCACGCTGGAACTGGGCGGCAGCGACGTCTTCGTCGTGCTGGACGACGCCGACATCGAAAAGGCGGTGGCGGCAGGCGTCGAAGGCCGCCTGTCCAACGCCGGACAGGTCTGCACCGGCTCCAAACGCTTCATCGTTCAAAAGTCCGTCTCCGACGCCTTCATCACCGGCTTCGTCGAAGGCATGAAGAAGGCCGTCATGGGCGACCCGCTGGACGAGGCCACCGACTTGGGCCCGCTGTCGTCCGAGGATGCGCTGAAGACCCTGACCAAACAGGTGCAAGAGGCGATCCAGCACGGCGCCAAGACGCTGACCGGCGGCAAGCCCGCCGACCGCACCGGCTTCTTCTACGAGCCGACCGTCCTGACTGACGTCGCGCGCGACAACCCGGCCTTCTATCAGGAGTTCTTCGGCCCCGTGGCCCAGGTCTTCGTGGTCGAGGACGACGACGCGGTCGTGGCCTTGGCCAACGACTCCCACTTCGGCCTGGGCGGCTCGATCTTCTCGGGCGACACCGACCGCGCCCGCAAACTGGCCTCTCGCATCGAGACCGGCATGGTCTTCATCAACACCACCACGACCTCCATGCCCGAACTGCCGTTCGGCGGCGTCAAACGCTCGGGCTTCGGCCGCGAACTGGGCGATGTCGGCATCAAGGAGTTCGTGAACCGCAAGCTGGTGGTCGTCAGCGCCGACTGA
- a CDS encoding heme ABC transporter permease, translating to MFGLSNPQRFMAFTGPLTPVLWGLAAVLLGVGAWLSFTVPADYQQGDTVRIMFVHVPAATLGLGAYAALGVSSFFALVFRHALADAAARAAALPGAAFTALALFTGSLWGQPMWGTWWVWDARLTSVLVLFLFYLGYMALRASIDDEQKAGRAAAVLGLVGLINLPIVKFSVDWWNTLHQPASFLTPGSSGLDPVYLPPFLTMMAAYGMLFAALWLTAIRTEIRRRRVMTLRARLAQEA from the coding sequence ATGTTCGGCCTGTCCAATCCGCAGCGCTTCATGGCCTTCACCGGCCCATTGACTCCCGTTTTGTGGGGGCTCGCCGCCGTGCTGCTGGGCGTCGGCGCCTGGCTCAGCTTCACCGTTCCGGCCGATTATCAGCAGGGCGACACGGTGCGGATCATGTTTGTCCATGTCCCCGCCGCCACCTTGGGCCTGGGCGCCTATGCGGCGCTGGGCGTGTCCAGTTTCTTTGCGCTGGTCTTCCGCCACGCCCTGGCCGACGCCGCCGCCCGCGCCGCCGCCCTGCCGGGCGCGGCCTTCACGGCCCTGGCCCTGTTCACCGGCTCGCTGTGGGGCCAGCCGATGTGGGGGACCTGGTGGGTGTGGGACGCGCGCCTAACCAGCGTGCTGGTGCTGTTTCTCTTCTACCTTGGCTATATGGCGCTGAGAGCCTCGATCGACGACGAGCAGAAAGCCGGGCGCGCCGCCGCCGTCCTGGGTCTGGTCGGCCTGATCAACCTGCCGATCGTGAAATTCTCGGTCGACTGGTGGAACACCCTGCACCAGCCCGCCAGTTTCCTGACGCCCGGATCGTCGGGGCTGGACCCCGTCTATCTGCCGCCCTTCCTGACCATGATGGCGGCCTACGGGATGCTGTTTGCGGCCCTGTGGCTGACAGCCATCCGCACCGAAATACGCCGCCGCCGCGTCATGACCCTGCGCGCCCGTCTGGCTCAGGAGGCCTGA
- the acnA gene encoding aconitate hydratase AcnA, protein MPSIDSFKTRQDLSVGRKKYAYYSLPAAEEAGLTGISRLPRSMKVLLENLLRNEDGVSVTEDDLKAVAAWVENKGSVEHEIAFRPARVLMQDFTGVPAVVDLAAMRDAMSALGADAAKINPLVPVDLVIDHSVMVDNFGTSKAFGQNVEREYERNIERYNFLRWGSSAFNNFRVVPPGTGICHQVNLENLAQTVWTLDEGKKTVAYPDTVVGTDSHTTMINGLAVLGWGVGGIEAEAAMLGQPIPMLIPEVIGFKLTGSMPEGTTATDLVLTVTQMLRKKGVVGKFVEFFGDALPNMTIEDQATIANMAPEYGATCGFFPVSAATIGYLTATGRDKARVALVEAYAKAQGLWIDETSEDPVFTDVLELDISTVVPSLAGPKRPQDRVELTTAAPAFETALTDVFARPSDAERVSVDGQKFTVGDGDVVIAAITSCTNTSNPSVLIAAGLVARKANALGLKAKPWVKTSLAPGSQVVTDYLTDAGLQKDLDALGFNLVGYGCTTCIGNSGPLDPAISKAINDNALVATSVLSGNRNFEGRVNPDVQANYLASPPLVVAYAIAGSMRIDITKDPIGQDKKGNDVFLKDVWPTTQEIADIQRKSVTPAMFAKRYKDVFKGDKHWQAIKVTGGQTYEWDDSSTYVANPPYFDGLSMDLTPVQDVVEARVLAIFGDSITTDHISPAGSIKKTSPAGVYLTNHGVEAAEFNSYGARRGNHEVMMRGTFANIRIKNRITPEIEGGVTKHFPSGDTMSIYDAAMRYQSEGRPLVVFAGKEYGTGSSRDWAAKGTRLLGVRAVIAESFERIHRSNLVGMGVVPLQFKQDGWLKLGLTGEEIVTIRGLSDANIGKLKPRQDLWVELFRPSDGKMARFPVRCRIDNQTELDYLLAGGVMPYVLRNLARGPETEAPIAAE, encoded by the coding sequence ATGCCGTCGATCGACAGCTTCAAGACCCGCCAGGACCTTTCCGTCGGGCGTAAGAAATACGCCTATTACAGCCTTCCCGCCGCCGAGGAAGCCGGTCTGACCGGGATTTCCCGCCTGCCGCGCTCGATGAAGGTGCTGCTGGAGAACCTGCTGCGCAACGAGGATGGCGTTTCCGTCACCGAAGACGACCTGAAGGCTGTCGCCGCCTGGGTTGAGAACAAGGGCTCGGTCGAGCACGAGATCGCCTTCCGTCCGGCCCGCGTGCTGATGCAGGACTTCACCGGCGTTCCCGCCGTGGTCGATCTGGCCGCGATGCGCGACGCCATGAGCGCCCTGGGCGCCGACGCCGCCAAGATCAACCCGCTTGTGCCGGTCGATCTGGTCATCGACCACTCGGTGATGGTCGACAACTTCGGCACATCGAAAGCCTTCGGCCAGAACGTCGAGCGCGAATACGAGCGCAACATCGAGCGCTACAACTTCCTGCGCTGGGGTTCGTCGGCCTTCAACAACTTCCGCGTCGTGCCGCCCGGCACCGGCATCTGCCACCAGGTGAACCTGGAGAACCTGGCCCAGACCGTCTGGACCCTGGACGAAGGCAAGAAGACCGTCGCCTATCCCGACACCGTCGTCGGCACCGACAGCCACACCACCATGATCAACGGCCTGGCCGTCCTGGGCTGGGGCGTGGGCGGCATCGAGGCCGAGGCGGCCATGCTGGGCCAGCCGATTCCGATGCTGATCCCCGAGGTCATCGGCTTCAAGCTGACGGGTTCGATGCCCGAAGGCACGACGGCGACCGACCTGGTGCTGACCGTCACCCAGATGCTGCGCAAGAAGGGCGTGGTCGGCAAGTTCGTCGAGTTCTTCGGCGACGCCCTGCCGAACATGACCATCGAAGACCAGGCGACCATCGCCAACATGGCTCCGGAATACGGCGCCACCTGCGGCTTCTTCCCCGTCTCGGCCGCCACCATCGGCTATCTGACCGCCACGGGCCGCGACAAGGCGCGTGTCGCCCTGGTCGAAGCCTACGCCAAGGCGCAAGGCCTGTGGATCGACGAAACCTCGGAAGACCCGGTCTTCACCGACGTGCTGGAACTGGATATCTCGACCGTCGTGCCGTCGCTGGCGGGTCCGAAGCGTCCGCAGGACCGCGTCGAACTGACCACCGCCGCCCCGGCCTTCGAGACCGCCCTGACCGACGTCTTCGCCCGTCCGTCCGACGCCGAGCGCGTCTCGGTCGATGGCCAGAAGTTCACCGTCGGCGACGGCGACGTGGTCATCGCGGCCATCACCTCCTGCACCAACACCTCCAACCCGTCGGTCCTGATCGCCGCCGGTCTGGTGGCGCGCAAGGCCAATGCGCTGGGCCTGAAGGCCAAGCCCTGGGTCAAGACCTCGCTGGCCCCCGGCTCGCAGGTCGTGACCGACTATCTGACCGACGCCGGCCTGCAAAAGGACCTGGACGCCCTGGGCTTCAACCTGGTCGGCTATGGCTGCACCACCTGCATCGGCAACTCTGGTCCGCTGGATCCGGCCATCTCCAAGGCGATCAACGACAACGCCCTGGTCGCCACCTCGGTCCTGTCGGGCAACCGCAACTTCGAAGGCCGCGTGAACCCCGACGTCCAGGCCAACTATCTGGCCTCGCCGCCGCTGGTCGTGGCCTACGCCATCGCCGGCTCGATGCGGATCGACATCACCAAGGATCCGATTGGTCAGGACAAGAAGGGCAACGACGTCTTCCTGAAGGACGTCTGGCCGACCACGCAGGAAATCGCCGACATCCAGCGCAAGTCCGTCACCCCGGCCATGTTCGCCAAACGCTACAAGGACGTGTTCAAGGGCGACAAGCACTGGCAGGCAATCAAGGTCACCGGCGGTCAGACCTATGAGTGGGACGACAGCTCGACCTACGTCGCCAACCCGCCCTATTTCGACGGCCTGTCGATGGACCTGACCCCGGTTCAGGACGTGGTCGAGGCTCGCGTTCTGGCCATCTTCGGCGACTCGATCACCACCGACCACATCAGCCCGGCCGGTTCGATCAAGAAGACCTCGCCCGCCGGCGTCTATCTGACCAACCACGGCGTCGAGGCGGCCGAGTTCAACAGCTACGGTGCGCGTCGCGGCAACCACGAAGTCATGATGCGCGGCACCTTCGCCAACATCCGCATCAAGAACCGCATCACGCCCGAGATCGAAGGCGGCGTGACCAAGCACTTCCCGTCGGGCGACACCATGTCGATCTATGACGCGGCCATGCGGTATCAGTCGGAAGGCCGCCCGCTGGTCGTCTTCGCCGGAAAGGAATACGGCACCGGCTCGTCGCGCGACTGGGCGGCCAAGGGCACGCGTCTGCTGGGCGTTCGCGCGGTCATCGCCGAAAGCTTCGAGCGCATCCACCGCTCCAACCTAGTCGGGATGGGCGTCGTGCCGCTGCAGTTCAAGCAGGACGGCTGGCTGAAGCTGGGCCTGACGGGCGAGGAGATCGTCACGATCCGCGGCCTGTCGGACGCCAACATCGGCAAGCTGAAGCCGCGTCAGGACCTGTGGGTCGAGCTGTTCCGCCCGTCGGACGGCAAGATGGCCCGCTTCCCGGTCCGCTGCCGCATCGATAACCAGACCGAGCTGGACTATCTGCTGGCCGGCGGCGTCATGCCCTATGTGCTGCGCAACCTGGCGCGCGGTCCGGAAACCGAAGCGCCGATCGCCGCCGAATAG
- a CDS encoding M48 family metallopeptidase → MSLRHRSALLLAAAAAAASTLSACAYNEALGRNQLLLVDNAALSQQSAAAWREAVAKPGVKTTGAQVDRIRRVGDRLVQAAGLGNRTWDYAVFPATSPNAFVLPSGQIGVTDSLLALVQNDDQLASVIGHEIAHVVANHAAERASSKAAAGLGLAAVGGAAGRYGDAVNAYGGLAAQYGLLLPYSRRDELEADRLGVDYMARAGFKPSEAVALWRLMASQRQGNIPQFASTHPSDAARIEALQQYIASRGWN, encoded by the coding sequence GTGAGTCTTCGCCACCGTTCCGCCCTTCTTCTCGCCGCCGCCGCCGCTGCGGCCTCCACGCTGTCCGCCTGCGCCTACAACGAGGCCCTGGGTCGCAATCAGCTGTTGCTGGTTGACAACGCCGCCCTGTCCCAGCAGTCCGCAGCCGCCTGGCGCGAGGCGGTGGCGAAGCCCGGCGTCAAGACGACCGGCGCACAGGTGGACCGCATTCGCCGCGTCGGCGATCGGCTGGTGCAGGCGGCGGGCCTGGGTAATCGAACATGGGATTATGCGGTCTTCCCCGCGACCAGCCCCAACGCCTTCGTCCTGCCGTCGGGGCAGATCGGCGTGACCGACAGCCTGTTGGCCCTGGTCCAGAATGACGATCAGCTGGCCTCGGTGATCGGTCACGAAATCGCGCACGTCGTCGCCAACCACGCCGCCGAGCGCGCGTCGAGCAAGGCGGCGGCCGGTCTGGGCTTGGCGGCCGTCGGCGGCGCGGCCGGGCGCTATGGGGACGCGGTCAACGCCTACGGCGGTCTGGCGGCCCAGTACGGGCTGCTGCTGCCCTATTCGCGTCGTGACGAGCTGGAGGCCGACCGTCTGGGCGTCGATTATATGGCGCGCGCCGGCTTCAAGCCGTCGGAGGCCGTGGCGCTATGGCGACTGATGGCGTCGCAACGTCAGGGCAACATCCCGCAGTTCGCCTCGACACACCCTTCCGATGCGGCGCGGATCGAAGCGCTGCAGCAGTACATCGCCAGCCGCGGCTGGAACTGA
- the ccmB gene encoding heme exporter protein CcmB, producing the protein MSRRDVDQEPRPPGLRGATRVLLERELDLAWGGGGGPLLACGFFVCLTAILPLAAGGDPRTLGPVAGGVAWLALALASLLSLERLFERDMEDGALDLLTLGHLALEQVVLIKALAQWIAIGLPLALTAPVAALALDLPASLTPLVALTALIGGAGFAFTGALGAALALGAKRGGLLIAVVVLPLFIPPVVFGAGALERAGSGQPVGPALALLCAYVLFAAVVAPFAGAAAVRNAQG; encoded by the coding sequence ATGAGCCGCCGCGATGTCGATCAGGAACCGCGTCCGCCCGGCCTGCGCGGCGCGACGCGCGTTCTGCTGGAGCGCGAGCTGGATCTGGCCTGGGGCGGGGGCGGCGGCCCCTTGCTGGCCTGCGGCTTCTTCGTCTGTCTGACCGCCATACTGCCGCTGGCGGCCGGCGGCGATCCGCGCACGCTCGGCCCGGTCGCCGGCGGCGTCGCGTGGTTGGCGCTCGCCTTGGCGTCCCTGCTTTCGCTGGAGCGGCTGTTCGAGCGCGACATGGAGGACGGGGCCCTGGATCTGCTCACCCTCGGCCATCTGGCGCTGGAGCAGGTCGTCCTGATCAAGGCCCTGGCCCAGTGGATCGCCATCGGTCTGCCGCTCGCCCTGACCGCTCCCGTCGCCGCCCTGGCGCTTGACCTGCCCGCGTCGCTGACGCCGCTGGTCGCACTGACCGCCCTGATCGGCGGCGCAGGCTTCGCCTTCACCGGGGCGCTGGGCGCCGCCCTTGCGCTGGGCGCAAAGCGTGGCGGGCTGCTGATCGCTGTCGTCGTCCTGCCGCTCTTTATTCCCCCCGTCGTCTTCGGCGCCGGCGCCTTGGAGCGCGCCGGATCGGGCCAGCCGGTCGGCCCGGCGCTGGCCCTGCTCTGCGCCTACGTCCTGTTCGCCGCCGTCGTCGCGCCCTTCGCCGGGGCCGCCGCCGTTCGCAACGCGCAAGGGTGA
- the ccmD gene encoding heme exporter protein CcmD → MLDLDMTPYAAFVWPAWGVSALVLIVLTVRAVVASRKWKRELARLEADQGAHPEAADTNRPQAARSAIGPKETGLHP, encoded by the coding sequence ATGCTCGACCTCGATATGACCCCCTATGCCGCCTTCGTCTGGCCCGCCTGGGGCGTCAGCGCCCTGGTGCTGATCGTCCTGACCGTCCGCGCCGTCGTTGCCTCCCGCAAATGGAAGCGCGAACTGGCCCGACTTGAGGCAGACCAAGGCGCACACCCAGAAGCAGCGGACACCAACCGCCCTCAAGCAGCGCGAAGCGCGATAGGGCCAAAAGAAACAGGGCTTCACCCGTGA
- the ccmA gene encoding heme ABC exporter ATP-binding protein CcmA — MIHTLTLSGLTVSRGERRLFDGLDLTLRAGEVLALTGANGAGKTSLLRAIAGLLRPDAGTVAFQDGDGNRLDERQACGRETHFLGHLDGLKGGRTAREELGFQCDWLGHTQYGVDHAVEAFGLKPLLDLEVRRLSAGQRRRLAMGRLVGSPRALWLLDEPMAPLDTRWREAFAEQMQRHLDADGLIVAAVHDPLPLPTRSLDLGALK, encoded by the coding sequence ATGATCCACACCCTCACCCTCTCCGGCCTGACCGTCTCACGCGGCGAGCGGCGACTGTTCGACGGCCTCGACCTGACCTTGCGCGCCGGCGAGGTGCTGGCCCTGACGGGCGCAAACGGGGCGGGCAAGACCAGCCTGCTGCGCGCCATCGCGGGCCTGTTGCGCCCCGACGCCGGCACGGTCGCCTTCCAGGATGGCGACGGCAATCGGCTGGATGAGCGGCAGGCGTGTGGACGTGAAACCCATTTTCTCGGCCATCTGGACGGGCTGAAGGGCGGCCGCACCGCGCGCGAGGAACTGGGGTTTCAGTGCGACTGGTTGGGCCACACCCAGTACGGCGTCGACCACGCCGTCGAGGCCTTCGGCCTGAAGCCCCTGCTGGACCTGGAGGTCCGGCGTTTGTCCGCCGGCCAGCGTCGTCGCCTGGCTATGGGCCGGCTGGTCGGATCGCCGCGCGCCCTGTGGCTGCTGGACGAACCGATGGCGCCGCTGGACACGCGTTGGCGCGAAGCCTTCGCCGAGCAGATGCAGCGTCATCTGGACGCCGACGGCCTGATCGTCGCCGCCGTCCACGACCCCCTGCCGCTGCCGACCCGCTCTCTCGATCTGGGGGCGCTGAAATGA
- a CDS encoding DsbE family thiol:disulfide interchange protein, which translates to MNRWLALIPLAVLAALAALFVGWSLKRDPAFKPDALVGQTIPETVLPLLSGDQAGPGNLDLKTAGVGRPMLVNVFASWCAPCRIEHPKLLALKARGIAVVGIAYKDEPVATRAFLDELGDPYSMVLVDREGRAGLDLGISGVPETFAVDAMGRITAKQSGPLLDDADIDRLVASMQAPPRPAPTKR; encoded by the coding sequence GTGAACCGCTGGCTGGCCCTGATCCCGCTGGCGGTCCTCGCGGCTCTGGCGGCCCTGTTCGTCGGCTGGTCGCTGAAGCGCGACCCGGCGTTCAAGCCCGACGCCCTGGTCGGCCAGACGATCCCCGAGACCGTGCTGCCCCTGCTGTCGGGCGACCAGGCCGGACCGGGCAATCTGGACCTGAAGACCGCCGGCGTCGGTCGGCCCATGCTGGTCAATGTGTTCGCCTCCTGGTGCGCGCCGTGCCGGATCGAACACCCCAAGCTGCTGGCGCTGAAGGCGCGCGGCATCGCCGTGGTCGGCATCGCCTACAAGGATGAACCGGTCGCCACTCGCGCCTTCCTCGACGAACTGGGCGATCCCTATTCCATGGTGCTGGTGGACCGCGAAGGTCGTGCGGGCCTCGACCTCGGCATCTCCGGCGTGCCCGAGACCTTCGCCGTCGACGCCATGGGCCGCATCACCGCCAAACAGTCCGGCCCCCTGCTGGACGACGCCGACATCGACCGACTGGTCGCCTCCATGCAGGCCCCGCCTCGTCCCGCACCGACCAAGCGGTGA
- a CDS encoding DUF3429 domain-containing protein has translation MTIEPTGRHRLPPLARVLGFAGLLPQAAAVVVLLAGDADQQTAALGLAYAYAALIFSFLGGVWWGLAAATGLKAPKWVWIASVAPSLLALATSVVWAAGSDPAASLILLGVFIAASVLVDLKLKAAGLTPEGWLALRAPLSIGLGVLTLAAGLI, from the coding sequence ATGACGATTGAACCCACCGGCCGACATCGCTTGCCGCCGCTCGCCCGCGTTCTGGGTTTCGCCGGCCTGCTGCCCCAGGCGGCGGCGGTCGTCGTCCTTCTTGCAGGCGACGCGGACCAGCAGACCGCCGCCCTCGGCCTGGCCTATGCCTACGCCGCGCTGATCTTCAGCTTCCTGGGCGGCGTGTGGTGGGGACTGGCGGCCGCGACGGGCCTGAAGGCGCCCAAATGGGTCTGGATCGCGTCTGTGGCGCCCTCGCTTCTCGCGCTGGCGACCAGCGTCGTTTGGGCGGCGGGTTCCGACCCGGCCGCGTCTCTGATTTTGCTGGGCGTCTTCATCGCCGCCAGCGTTCTGGTCGATCTGAAGCTGAAGGCGGCGGGTCTGACGCCCGAGGGCTGGCTGGCGCTGCGGGCGCCGCTGTCGATCGGTCTGGGCGTGCTGACGCTCGCCGCCGGACTGATCTGA
- a CDS encoding DCC1-like thiol-disulfide oxidoreductase family protein gives MRRLDRRGAIRFVDVSDGQASCPLDRETLLARFHATENGRLLSGAAAFAAMWRAIPLLRPLGLAARIPWVLAALERAYRVFLRLRPDFSLSLANGPGDGNNACPCLGWCWAISCRTTCRR, from the coding sequence ATGCGGCGGCTGGATCGGCGCGGCGCGATCCGATTCGTCGATGTGTCGGACGGTCAAGCAAGCTGCCCGCTGGATCGCGAGACTCTGCTGGCGCGATTTCACGCGACGGAAAACGGAAGGCTGCTGTCGGGCGCGGCGGCTTTTGCGGCGATGTGGCGGGCCATACCGCTGTTGCGCCCGCTGGGCCTGGCCGCACGCATCCCTTGGGTTCTTGCGGCGTTGGAGAGAGCGTACCGGGTGTTTCTGCGCCTGCGTCCCGACTTCAGTCTCTCGCTCGCAAATGGGCCCGGTGATGGGAATAACGCATGTCCGTGCTTAGGCTGGTGCTGGGCGATCAGCTGTCGGACGACCTGTCGGCGCTGA